In the genome of Columba livia isolate bColLiv1 breed racing homer chromosome 1, bColLiv1.pat.W.v2, whole genome shotgun sequence, the window ctgaggggagacctcatggcagcttCAGCATcccatctcttctccctgtgcaccactgaaaggacctgagggaatgtcaggaagatgtgccaggggaggtttaggttggacattaggaaaaggttcttcacccagagggtggtggagcccTCAAACgggcttcccagggaggtgtcacggccccaagcctggcaatgttcaagaagagactggacaagccctcagacacatggtgtgaactgtggggctgtcctgtgcagggacaggagttggacttgatgatccttgtgggtcccttccaactcaggacattctatgattctattgcAATGAAGTACTTGGTGGAAAAATTTTTTGGCCTGAGTGACACCAAAGTGTGGACTGTTCAAACACACTGTAGGAACTGCAACATCTTGCTTTTACCTGCCACTAACAGTGGTGTCAACTCACTTGTTTAGGTCATGTCTCTCGCAGTGCTCTCTCTAAACaggtgcctctgcagggcctATCACCTCAAGCCCTGTTTTTGCTTATGGCTTCAAATTATTACTGGAAAGCAAATAACATTTAAACATAATATTCTGCATCCCCCTGACGTGTATATTGATAATAAGTTGGCttaaaagggagaaaggaggggaaaggttATCATTATTAACTTTGTTTGAGATTCAGAgcacaaaaaaagaataaaagagttTCAAGGTAACCCTGACTCTTTCTCCACTTGTTGTTTTCCATCCTTACTCATAACTCTAAgactccatcccagccccaaCGTAGGCAATATTGACAGGAAAGGATTATCCACAGGAAATGTGACATTTACATCTACAGAGTGGCAAAGGAAAATCTTTCAGAGTGGAACAAAGCCAGCCTTATTTGAACTAGCTTCTTCCTCTAGAACTGTGGATGGACACCAGGGTGGGGCACAGGAATTAACTGGTTATAACTATTACATCAAATCTATGTTTTTCTGGGCAGGATATGTAGTAAAATGATATATTGtgtctttggctttcatttctctcacaGTGAAACTGGAATCACTTGAGAAAAGATTCATCCCCCAATGCTAAGCTGAGCATCTAGATAGCATCATCTTGGAAAGGAttttgaaatgtattatttGTATAACCATAGCAGCCAAAGAAACACCTGCTATATAAACTCCAATATAAAAAAGCAGAGTTCAGGGATCTCTTTGTCTAGCAGGCTACAACTGTGATGCTAGATTAACTCTGAATAGCTCCAGGGTATAGTATTTGCATTATAAATGCAGTAATCATCGAACTCTGCACTTATAAACAGATTCCTGAGTTTCCTTTCTCAGTGCATGAGCATTGACTCCTGACAAGATATATTATATTGGGAGCTTGCGACATATTGTATACTGGAGATTATGCAGAGGTTTTGCTGTGTGAGCAAGcagaaaatatactttttttgctttggtatCCAAAGCAGAATTGGTCTTTGAGCATCCTTGGTCAGTGTTAGACCAAATGGGTTCTTGGGAAAAGGAATCGCTTTGCATGCCGTTTGACCATCCGATGTCAGGTTTTACAAATAAGTGTCGATAAAGCCCTGTGTGTAAATATTCTGGCTCCGCATCTCTGATAACCGTAAATGTCTGCCCACAGCTGGGGGAGGCTGATGATGACTAAAATGCACACAGCAGGGGCAGGGGAGCAGTGATGTTTGAGCACTCAGAGGACCAGCAGGCATTAGCATCTCACAGTGCTAAATACCATACACAGCTGATTTAAAACCAAGAACAAAACAGTGACAGCTTCCCGCTCCCTAAACATCCATACATTGAGCAGGTGATAAGACAACAAATGGGCCAGGGACCAGTTAATAGCAAAATGGCTGAACTGGGCAGAATAAGGAGCAGTTGCTTCTAGAACAGGGGTATCTAACTCATTTTCAGCGGGTGGGTGTGGGGgagcacatcagcctcgtggttgccttcaaagagccgaatgtaattttaggactgtataaatgtaactactcctacacttatacagtcctaaaactacattatgtggcccccggtgaaaataaGTTAGACACCCCTGTTCTAGAAGCAACTGCTCCTTATTCTGCCCAGTTCAGCCATTTTGCTATTAACTGGTCCCTGGCCCATTTGTTGTCTTATCACCTGCTCAATGCATGGATGTTTAGGGAGCAGGATACCGTTGCCCTGAAAAAAACCTTCATCCAGTGCTGGGTTGATTCTTTCTGTTCAAACAGGCCACATgagcggctgctgctgtgcGACCCGagggagggaactggggggacTCGGCGCCCGGCCCTTCCCAGCAGGAGGCACCTGGCTGGGCACCTTCCCGGCCCCCGCCCAGGGAGGGAGCTCCGGTGGGTCGGGCGGATGGACGGGCGGgcggacagacagacggacaagAGGACAGACGGACGGACTCCCAGTCTCCCCCGAGCCGCCAGCTGCAGCTCCGCGCCGTCGCCACCGGGGGGCGCCCGCCGCCCTCCCACCGCCCTGCCCCGCTACAGGCCCCGcccacggccccgccccggCAGGGGTGACCGCAGCCCGGCTGTCCCCTCGGGTGGGCTGCCTGTCCGCCTGTGGGACCGCCCGgtgccagcactgctggtgtCGTTCTCACCTGCTCAGCCTCTCCACAATGAGCAAATGGGTTCGGCCCATTTGCAGAACAGCCTTCTAGGTAGTTGAAGGTTGTTTATTAtctctttcattcctcttttccCATCAACCCTCCCTCCGCTTTTTTTAAGCCTGAAGAGGCCCAAttgtttaatctgttttttcacagaacattttgcctctgatcatagaatcatagaatggtttgggttagaagggaccttcaaaggtcacatagtccaaccccctgccatgagcagggacatcttcaaccagatcaggttgctcagagccccatccagcccggccttgaatgtctccagggatggggcatctaccacctctctggggaaCATGGGACAGTGTTTAACCACCATCaatgtaaacaatttcttcctcatgtctggcctgaatctcccctcctttagtttaaaaccattaacccTTGTCTTCATCCATCGTCATTTTCCTCTTCAAGAGTCTCTCCACAGCTCAGCCACAGCCTTCTTGGCAGTGCCCCAAACTGCAGAGCCTGTCCTTAGCAGCGCTCAGTAGAATGGAGGGCCCACACTGGGTGGTTTTAGTCTATTGTGGTATTTGTGCATCTCATTAAGGCTTTTTTCCTGTAGTCGTCTAACTTCTCTGCAGCTTTGTTTACACTACCAGCTGTGTCCTGTCAAATAAGATGGTGAAAAGACTAAATCACTAATCTGTGTTTTAATAAAACCTCTAACATACACATTTAAACCACGAGGCACTCTGCTTGGTGTTACAGGTTATTTCACTTGAAGCAGCAGTCAGAGCCCTCCTGGGAGAagttctgcagcagcacaagaTTTATCTCCATCGTGTTTGCCAGTGTAGATATTTGGCTGAGCCCTTTCAAGTGTGATCAAGCCCACAGTGTAATAGCTTCTCCATTTACGAGAGCTGAAAAAGAAGACAAACGTTAATGAACTGGCTCAATCGATACCTCATCAATCAGCTGGACAGTTTACATTGAAATTTTTTACTGTGTCAGCATGTTATTGATGAACTAATGATGTAGAAGAACATTGGCAATGTAAACGGTGTTGCTCAAGACCTCTGCTGCTTCTATTGCCAAGTGTAAAAACAATGGTAAAGAGCAGCACAGTGACTGGATGTGCTCAGTGAGCATATATGAAGGAATTAGGAAGCGTTTGTGTTGAACGAGACTGTCAAGCCAAACATAAAAGCTGAATCTCCAGCCCACCGAGGGACCCTTATGCTGTGCCTGTCTCCAGCTGTATTATTTACAAAGAATTCTTTATTGAAATAGGTCATTTCAATAGTTGGACAGAATTTAAGTTACTAGAAGTGTAACTagtcatttttcatttaatctttGAGATCCAATTTGGCCCAGCTGCAGTGCCAGCTACACAGCAGCTTTAAGATTCCTCATCATGCTGCTACTACTTGTTAAAGCTACTGCGTGCTCATCACCAGCTTCACGTCAACCTGGTCAACAGGTTATGTCAAATCTCTCTTAGATGGAAGGGTTTGTGTGCTCACCTGTGTTGTTGAACATATATACAAGAAGTCTAATAACAAATATTACCTGCCTCTATGAATTCAGCCTCAGGAACTGCCAGGACACGATGAGGCCAACACTCCTTTACAAACCAGCAGAGGGAAAACACAATTTGGCTCTCACCATTCCAAAGCTGGGTTTATATGGCAAGCTTGGGTCCATCTTTATGGGCAATCAAAAGGATATCACCCTTTCCCAAAGTTCTGAAAGCCAGACATCCTTCATGAAGATGGTATCAGTATATGGGCATTGTAATCCAGTGTTCAAAGCCgtccaaaagcagcagccacttTGGAAAGATTATGTAGGTCCTGTCTGCACATTATTTCTGTTCTACATGCTTCAGGCATTCAGAAAGTCTTACCAAAGCATTGCTGGCAGTGTTTGAGATGGTGTTCATCCATTGCATAAATCACCTGTTTCACACCCTTGCATCTCAAACTTGGGTGCCCTCTGGTCAGTACCACTGTGTTGAACTGGCTCAAATCCTGTTTTCAAGTTCCTCTGTAACCACAGGAGTGAAGACTGCCTCCATGCTCCCCTGGGGAATCTGATGACGAGTACAGGGTGGCATCACATCTGGTTCTTCCCCCAAGCCCTCTCCTATACCCCACTGGAATTATCCTGGGACACACcacattaagaaagaagcaaacaaaaaaaggtgcAAAGAATATTCCAAATGTTtattatgtattaaaaataccGCAAATAAGCCATACAGTTCATTTCACAGTAACCTAAACAACATTGTTCAAGAACTTGAGAAGTCAACAAAGAACAGTGCAGTTCCAACAGTGACAACAGTTACCTTAAAGCCATGGGTCCCTCTTTCTTTGTCAGCAATTCTTTCCTGTTTACAGTGGGAACACCACTAGATATGGTTCAGTATCATATTTACTCCTTTTCACCTGCGCTGTTTCCACAAGCACACCACTTCTGGGAGGTGCTACTTCTAGGAATTCTTCTTCTACCATAGCCACGGATGTGGTTGGTGCAGGCTGAGGTGAACGTGATGCCCACAACCTATTTCCAAGGTATCCGTGTGCCAACCCCTCTACCAAATCCTGGATAAAGTCCAAAAGTAAACTTGAAAAGGAGGGATATTAGAAATCCTTtccaaaaagacagaaaaacaagaaagctcCATGAGGAAGTGGCTTTTAAATAAACCTCGAGAGAATTATGACACTTCTTCCTCAATGTCAACCTGTTCCTAGAAGGATCCTTCGCTACCAATGCCCCAGGCAGGCACCCAGTCACAACAATGGTGACAAGAATCAGGCACCAAGTCCTGAATATGTAACAACAGTTCAGGTCACTGTCAGCTGTGTGAAAACTTGGAAATGTGTACACCTTAGAAGCAATTCTGCTGATTTCATGGTGACTTTCCCCCTTGTGTGTTTTTGAGTGTACTATTATCGTTAGCATGCTTGCTATACATGGAACACGAGAGGTGCAATTTTAGTCCTTCTCTTTCCTCATTGAAACTCATTatcatttttacagaaaatccTGCATCACAGAAAAATTCTCCCTTTCCAGGAAAGACAAACCCTTATCATGTAAACAGTCcaaaaatatgacaaaaataTTACTGTACCTCTTTAAACTAGTCCTATCTTTCAGAAGTCCCTTTTAAGCACTAATTTGCTGCACCAGCAGCTGACGATGCTGGGAAATACACCTATGGTCACAATGAAGGAATCTCACCCGCTATGTGGTGGAACATCCCTCAGGTCTTCACCCAAGCAATGCCACTTACCTCAACCTTGCCTTCGGGGGTTCAGCTAAACCCTTGTTAGCTCCTTGGTACAGGTGAAGGACTCAGAGAAATATACTACAGCTCAACTGACACCTGGTAGACTGACCACCCAGCTGAGTCCCAAACTGCAGAAACAGATGAGTTGCTTCAAACCTGGCCCACACTGAAGTTTACCGGTCTAAACAGTTCAAGGTAGGGGTgtagttttgttcatttgtttcttaAACCAAAACATCCCAGTAAAATTCTCAGTGTGTACAGCAGTATGCTTTTTGTACCAGAATAGCTGTAGCTCTTCTCTATGGGATATCTAGCGTCGTAGTGTGAAACACCTTCATGCCATTAAATGCGTGCCCATGCTAACGAGGCCGTAGTGCCTTAGTTACACCACTACAGTTACAGCGGTACAACGTTACAGAGATGAGCCCTTAGAGACTCAATCCCCAACTATACTCATGTTTTCTtagaacaaaattttaaaaagaaaattacacaaaagagaaataaaggaaataagCAGAACTGTTTCTATTATTAAAGTATTCTTATTCTCTTTGGAGGTatcaaattgctttttaaaagagtaaaaaacTGGGCATACAAAAGCTATTCTCCTTTATCCATTACTTGCAGAAGGAGCACCACTGCCTAAactttttcatgtattttttctactttcacAAACAACCTTTCCAGATCATTCCTCAGGTCATCTATTGAGCTTTTCACAGACTCCAAGTTGTTCtcattattttcaattttcacTGAGTAGGCAACTAAACTATCCACTGCAGTTCTTATCATTTTCAAATCAGAATCGACCTGGCTTACAGAAGATCTCAGTTCATCCACAGAGCCttccacagaagaaaatttttcAAGATAGCCTTGAGAATGTGCTTGACCTGTCTGAAGATTTCCTTGGTCCAATAAAGTACTAATTTGCTTCTGGACATCCTGAAGAGCACCGGAGGATGGCAGGTCACTGATGCTTCTCCTCAAGTTTTCCACATCATTGTACAGGGAGGTCTGTGATTCACCAAGATTTTTCAGAACGTCTGTTACTGAATTTACGTCCACATCTGAGACCCCCTGAAGAGCAGTGATGCTTTGTTCTAGGGTACTGAGCTTATTCTCATATTCTGCCTCCTTCAAAAGGAAAGACTGCAACTTTTCACTGTTTTGCGCACCAACAGAAGTCAGAGACTCCAGGCTGTCTTCTATGTGCCTCAATCGAGACTCCAGTCCCTCACTGTTCTTGCCAAAAGTTTCTAATGCTTTTCTGAAGAGTTCGCTGTCTTCCCATTTGGTGAGGTCAGCTTTAACTTGCTGTAAATCTTCATCGAGTCTTTTAATGTCACCAGGGAGCTGCATAATAGAATCCTCGGCTCTCAGAACTTTCTCTCGTAAAGCTTTTAATGAAAGGTGTTCAGTGTCTGCAGCCTCTTTGAATTTCTCATGTTCTTGTTTGAGATTGACTAGTTCCTTCACTTCAGTATACACATCAGACTCCATGGAGTCTATTGTACTCTTCAAGGTCTCTATGTCCTTTTCTTTGGATTTCATGGATGCTTGCACCTCACCAAGAGCATCTTTTAGCACCTTAATTTCGTGTTTATACACATCTGCCTCTTCTAGTGAATCAATCTTTACTTTCATATTGTTGATTTCATCTTGGCTCCTTTGCTGGACTTCAGTGAACACAGCAATGTTATCATTTATAGACTTGGTTAGCTCTGTTAGTCTCTCTTCCACCGTGTTTTCCAGAGATGTGAAGTCTCGTTCCCTTGCATCCTTCACCATGTGGATGCCGTCAGACAAGTctttcaaaatttcattttgcagcTTCTGAAGCACTTCACTGATCCGGTTTATTTCACTCTCCCCTTGTTTAACAGCCTTCTCAGTAacctcctgcttctgctgagCAATTTTCATCAAGGATTCAAATTCTCCAAATGTGGCCTGAAGGGAACGCACCTGAAACAGAAATCCACACGGTTAATGATTCTGATTTCATCCTTACCTATATCTTTACCCTTTGTGTCTAAGATCCTTATGGCCCTTGTTACCATATGAAATGATCACCTTGTGATCCTTCATGCTCCCTAGGTGACCCTATGGCATATAAATACGGGAGGCACAAAAAGCCCAGCATCTAGAGCCTTATAGCTCTACATACACATGAAT includes:
- the CKAP4 gene encoding cytoskeleton-associated protein 4, translated to MSAAKHRGPKGGSPPAAAANERGAQPSGAEEPAAKKPAGGHGRGGRAAAGGGGGRSGAGPRRGWALLLGAAVVLGAALPAGWYVRQLREEVGRSAREREASERQRQELAATLDTVVQKVRSLQATFGEFESLMKIAQQKQEVTEKAVKQGESEINRISEVLQKLQNEILKDLSDGIHMVKDARERDFTSLENTVEERLTELTKSINDNIAVFTEVQQRSQDEINNMKVKIDSLEEADVYKHEIKVLKDALGEVQASMKSKEKDIETLKSTIDSMESDVYTEVKELVNLKQEHEKFKEAADTEHLSLKALREKVLRAEDSIMQLPGDIKRLDEDLQQVKADLTKWEDSELFRKALETFGKNSEGLESRLRHIEDSLESLTSVGAQNSEKLQSFLLKEAEYENKLSTLEQSITALQGVSDVDVNSVTDVLKNLGESQTSLYNDVENLRRSISDLPSSGALQDVQKQISTLLDQGNLQTGQAHSQGYLEKFSSVEGSVDELRSSVSQVDSDLKMIRTAVDSLVAYSVKIENNENNLESVKSSIDDLRNDLERLFVKVEKIHEKV